Proteins from a single region of Streptomyces sp. HUAS 15-9:
- a CDS encoding NAD(P)/FAD-dependent oxidoreductase: MNDVTRPRILVVGAGFAGVECVRRLERKLAPDEADVTLVTPSAFQLYLPLLPQVASGVLTPQSIAVSLRRSKKYRTRIIPGSAIGVDLKSKVCVIRTITDETVDVSYDYIVLAPGSVTRTFDIPGLTEHAFGMKTLAEAAYVRDHVISQLDLADASHDPAERASRLQFVVVGGGYAGTETAACLQRLTHAAVKRYPRLDPGLIKWHLIDIAPKLMPELGDKLGRSAQEILRRRGIDISLGVSIAKAGPEEVTFTDGRVVPTRTLIWTAGVVASPLIATLGAQTVRGRLAVDPHMSLPGHDGVFALGDAAAVPDRAKEEGAICPPTAQHAMRQGRRVADNVIATLRNQPLRPYEHRDLGLVVDLGGTDAVSKPLGIELRGLPAQVVARGYHWTALRTNVAKTRVMTNWLLNSVAGDDFVRTGFQARKSMRLKDFEHADAYMTPEQVRAYVEGRGGGPSS; encoded by the coding sequence ATGAACGACGTGACACGACCCAGGATCCTGGTGGTCGGCGCAGGCTTCGCCGGAGTGGAGTGCGTTCGCCGCCTGGAACGGAAACTCGCCCCCGACGAGGCCGACGTCACCCTGGTGACGCCCTCCGCCTTCCAGCTCTATCTGCCGCTGCTGCCCCAGGTCGCCTCCGGCGTGCTCACGCCCCAGTCGATCGCGGTGTCGCTGCGCCGGAGCAAGAAGTACCGCACCCGGATCATCCCGGGCAGTGCCATCGGCGTGGACCTGAAGTCCAAGGTCTGCGTCATCCGCACGATAACGGACGAGACCGTCGACGTGTCGTACGACTACATCGTGCTGGCGCCGGGCAGTGTCACCCGCACCTTCGACATCCCGGGCCTGACCGAGCACGCCTTCGGCATGAAGACCCTCGCGGAGGCCGCCTACGTCCGCGACCACGTCATCTCCCAGCTGGACCTCGCCGACGCCAGTCACGACCCGGCGGAGCGCGCCTCGCGGCTGCAGTTCGTGGTGGTCGGCGGCGGTTATGCCGGTACCGAGACCGCCGCCTGCCTGCAGCGGCTGACGCACGCGGCCGTCAAGCGCTACCCGCGGCTGGACCCCGGCCTGATCAAGTGGCATCTGATCGACATCGCGCCGAAGCTGATGCCGGAGCTGGGCGACAAGCTCGGGCGCAGCGCCCAGGAGATCCTGCGCCGGCGCGGCATCGACATCTCGCTGGGCGTCTCCATCGCGAAGGCGGGCCCCGAGGAGGTCACCTTCACCGACGGCCGGGTGGTCCCGACCCGCACCCTGATCTGGACGGCCGGTGTGGTCGCCAGCCCGCTGATCGCCACGCTCGGCGCGCAGACCGTGCGGGGGCGGCTCGCGGTCGACCCCCATATGTCGCTCCCGGGCCACGACGGCGTGTTCGCGCTCGGCGACGCCGCCGCCGTGCCGGACCGGGCCAAGGAGGAGGGCGCGATCTGCCCGCCCACCGCGCAGCACGCCATGCGGCAGGGCAGGAGGGTCGCCGACAACGTCATCGCGACGCTGCGCAATCAGCCGCTGCGCCCGTACGAGCACCGGGACCTCGGGCTCGTCGTCGACCTGGGCGGCACGGACGCGGTGTCCAAGCCGCTGGGCATCGAACTGCGCGGCCTGCCTGCCCAGGTCGTCGCCCGCGGCTACCACTGGACGGCGCTGCGCACCAATGTCGCCAAGACCCGCGTCATGACCAACTGGCTGCTCAACTCGGTGGCGGGCGACGATTTCGTGCGCACCGGGTTCCAGGCCCGCAAGTCCATGAGACTCAAGGACTTCGAGCACGCCGACGCCTATATGACGCCCGAACAGGTGCGGGCGTATGTGGAGGGCCGCGGCGGCGGCCCGTCGAGCTGA
- a CDS encoding FUSC family protein, protein MRTAGRSVRAELRDRLAASDPGLLRLAAGLRTVLAISLSLAALALAGADVTHLVAAAMAAMVATFAIREKQRGRQAVTLALGLPVALASVSLGALLSAHIVAGDLFFVALIFCAVYGRRYGERGTALGLIGFQIYFLSLFVHATVPTLPGLYGAMGVAFVCSALARFVLVRQTPAGTLDRLRRAFRARLAQLVEAQIELLDAGPQDVDKALEVVRVRTARLHETALLIQGRLEDGTSDGSVARLLQRRIADAEIAAERLGLMLLTARSTERADTLTLHLPGAPLPSGGELPVRDEWAAELRRALEALRLLVLRPVGEDTGTGLSRLRNRLLGYRGEENLPDAPSAVQDVFRGVGEAARTVLGLRIALDGPQDESADTPATTRSREELDAEDAAIGGEEDEPEEERPTGLLRPTTRAAVQVAVGSALAMAGGELLSGDRWYWAVLTCWIVFINTASTGEILVKGYRRVLGTVFGVVAGIGLAGLVGHHTWTAFGLVLLLIFAMFYTAPLSYTLMSFFVTAMLGLLYTLLNTYSASVLVLRVEETVLGAACGVFAAAVVLPVHTDRRTNELLAGALNRLADVTRAAVDQLSGGPPAELLDRARELDQALADLRASTQPLTHPIAPQRSRRDTARYVVALLETCAYHARSLAATAELLPAYPSIAADPRLRGVGQRIVHNIEAIAEHVTDRHAESRVETGPSIASLLEPGTLATPRCDRVTDRVLRHLQRLDEAAMGLARPLRVPLA, encoded by the coding sequence GTGAGGACTGCGGGACGGTCGGTGCGGGCGGAGCTGCGGGACCGTCTCGCGGCGTCCGATCCCGGCCTGCTGCGGCTCGCGGCGGGCCTGCGGACCGTCCTCGCCATCAGCCTGTCGCTGGCCGCATTGGCCCTGGCGGGGGCCGATGTGACCCATCTGGTGGCCGCCGCCATGGCCGCGATGGTCGCCACCTTCGCCATCCGGGAGAAGCAGCGGGGCCGGCAGGCCGTCACGCTCGCCCTGGGGCTGCCGGTGGCCCTGGCCTCGGTGTCGCTGGGCGCGCTGCTCAGCGCGCACATCGTGGCCGGCGACCTGTTCTTCGTCGCGCTCATCTTCTGCGCGGTCTACGGCCGCCGGTACGGGGAGCGCGGTACGGCGCTCGGGCTGATCGGCTTCCAGATCTACTTCCTCTCGCTGTTCGTGCACGCGACCGTGCCGACCCTGCCGGGGCTCTACGGCGCGATGGGCGTGGCGTTCGTGTGCAGCGCCCTCGCCCGGTTCGTCCTCGTACGGCAGACGCCCGCGGGCACCCTCGACCGGCTGCGGCGGGCCTTCCGCGCCCGGCTCGCCCAACTCGTCGAGGCCCAGATCGAGTTGCTCGACGCCGGCCCACAGGACGTGGACAAGGCCCTGGAGGTGGTCCGGGTCAGGACGGCCCGGCTGCACGAGACGGCGCTGCTGATCCAGGGCCGGCTGGAGGACGGGACCTCCGACGGGTCGGTGGCGCGGCTGCTCCAGCGCCGGATCGCGGACGCCGAGATCGCCGCCGAGCGGCTCGGGCTGATGCTGCTGACCGCGCGCAGCACCGAGCGGGCGGACACGCTCACGCTGCATCTGCCGGGCGCGCCCCTGCCCTCAGGGGGTGAGCTGCCGGTGCGCGACGAGTGGGCGGCCGAGCTGCGCCGCGCGCTGGAGGCGCTGCGGCTGCTGGTGCTGCGACCCGTCGGCGAGGACACGGGGACCGGCCTCTCACGGCTGCGGAACCGGCTGCTCGGCTACCGGGGGGAGGAGAACCTGCCCGATGCCCCGTCCGCCGTGCAGGACGTCTTCCGGGGCGTCGGCGAGGCCGCGCGCACGGTCCTGGGGCTGCGGATCGCCCTCGACGGGCCGCAGGACGAGTCCGCCGACACCCCCGCGACGACCCGCTCGCGCGAGGAGCTGGACGCGGAGGACGCGGCGATCGGCGGTGAGGAGGACGAGCCGGAGGAGGAGCGGCCCACCGGCCTGCTGCGGCCGACGACGCGGGCGGCCGTGCAGGTGGCGGTCGGATCGGCGCTCGCCATGGCGGGCGGTGAGCTGCTGTCGGGCGATCGCTGGTACTGGGCGGTGCTGACCTGCTGGATCGTGTTCATCAACACCGCGTCCACCGGGGAGATCCTGGTCAAGGGCTATCGCCGGGTGCTCGGCACGGTGTTCGGCGTCGTGGCCGGCATCGGCCTTGCGGGACTGGTCGGGCACCACACGTGGACGGCGTTCGGGCTGGTGCTGCTGCTCATCTTCGCGATGTTCTACACGGCCCCGCTCTCCTACACGCTGATGTCGTTCTTCGTGACGGCGATGCTGGGGCTGCTGTACACGCTGCTCAACACCTATAGCGCGTCGGTCCTGGTGCTGCGCGTGGAGGAGACGGTGCTGGGCGCGGCGTGCGGGGTCTTCGCGGCGGCGGTGGTCCTGCCGGTGCACACCGACCGCCGTACGAACGAACTCCTGGCCGGCGCGCTGAACCGGCTGGCCGACGTCACGCGGGCCGCGGTGGACCAGTTGAGCGGTGGGCCCCCGGCCGAGCTGCTGGACCGGGCGCGCGAGCTGGACCAGGCGCTGGCCGATCTGCGTGCCTCCACCCAGCCACTGACCCACCCGATCGCACCGCAGCGGTCGCGCCGGGACACGGCCCGCTATGTCGTGGCCCTCCTGGAGACCTGTGCGTATCACGCGCGTTCCCTGGCTGCCACCGCCGAACTGCTGCCCGCATACCCCTCGATCGCCGCGGATCCCCGGCTGCGCGGGGTGGGGCAGCGGATCGTGCACAACATCGAGGCGATCGCCGAGCACGTCACCGACCGGCACGCCGAGTCCAGGGTCGAGACCGGCCCCAGCATCGCCTCCCTGCTCGAGCCCGGCACCCTCGCGACCCCGCGCTGCGACCGCGTGACCGACCGCGTGCTGCGCCATCTGCAGCGCCTGGACGAGGCGGCCATGGGCCTGGCCCGCCCCCTCCGAGTCCCACTCGCATGA
- a CDS encoding cyclic nucleotide-binding domain-containing protein, which translates to MTKAIKLLTALPQVQRERLMELAQEVSFPEDTRIFEAGGTADRFWVIRSGAVNLDQEVTTHQRVTVATLGAGDLLGWSWLFPPYQWDFGAVAFSPVRAYEFDAAAVLGVSVEDPLLGLSLVRTVAEILAHRLEMTRGKLMDQYTLRRRGPL; encoded by the coding sequence ATGACCAAAGCGATAAAACTGCTGACCGCCCTTCCGCAAGTGCAGCGCGAGCGTCTGATGGAGCTGGCCCAGGAGGTCTCCTTCCCGGAGGACACCCGGATCTTCGAGGCGGGTGGCACCGCCGACCGCTTCTGGGTGATCCGTTCGGGCGCGGTCAACCTCGATCAGGAGGTGACAACCCACCAACGCGTGACCGTGGCCACCCTCGGCGCCGGCGACCTCCTTGGCTGGTCGTGGCTGTTCCCGCCGTACCAGTGGGACTTCGGCGCGGTGGCCTTCAGTCCCGTGCGCGCCTACGAGTTCGACGCGGCGGCGGTGCTGGGCGTGTCCGTGGAGGACCCGTTGCTCGGGCTGTCGCTGGTACGGACCGTCGCCGAGATCCTCGCCCACCGGCTGGAGATGACCCGCGGCAAGCTGATGGACCAGTACACACTGCGCCGGCGCGGGCCTCTTTAG
- a CDS encoding MFS transporter, with product MDTSESPGSGTEVQSDPPAAPAPPRHGWRRWAMDTRPLRRPAYRRLWSSTIVTAVGSQLTAVAVPKQIYDITHSSAWVGYASLAGLVPMVVFALWGGAVADTVDRRKLLLVTNSGIAVTSLLFWAQAATGLDSVVALMVLLAMQQAFFGLNSPARNASIARLVPERELPAANALGSTVMQTGLVAGPLLAGALIPVIGLPELYLIDALALCVTVWAVVRLPALPPLGQALARRAGWREIAAGFRYISLHKVLLLSFLADIVAMVFGMPRALFPQLAAETYASYGEGLALGVLFAGIPVGAVLGGLLSGTFSRARRHGLLVIGSVVGWGVAIAGFGLSRNLWVALAFLAAGGVADMVSMVFRGAILLSAATDEMRGRMQGVFTVVVAGGPRLADVLHGTAGSAFGPRSAVAGGGLLVVLVMLVLAAAVPALRRYRV from the coding sequence GTGGACACGAGCGAGAGCCCAGGCAGCGGCACCGAAGTGCAGTCCGACCCGCCCGCTGCGCCGGCCCCGCCCCGGCACGGCTGGCGCCGCTGGGCGATGGACACCCGCCCGCTGCGCCGTCCCGCCTACCGCCGGCTGTGGTCCTCGACCATCGTCACCGCCGTCGGCAGCCAGCTCACCGCCGTCGCCGTACCCAAGCAGATCTACGACATCACGCACTCCTCGGCCTGGGTCGGCTACGCGAGCCTCGCCGGTCTGGTGCCGATGGTGGTGTTCGCGCTGTGGGGCGGGGCGGTCGCCGACACCGTGGACCGCCGCAAGCTGCTGCTGGTCACCAACAGCGGGATAGCCGTGACCTCGCTCCTGTTCTGGGCACAGGCCGCGACCGGACTGGACTCGGTCGTCGCACTCATGGTGCTGCTCGCGATGCAGCAGGCGTTCTTCGGACTCAACTCTCCGGCCCGCAACGCCTCCATCGCCCGGCTGGTGCCCGAGCGGGAGCTGCCCGCCGCCAACGCCCTCGGCTCGACCGTCATGCAGACCGGGCTGGTGGCCGGGCCCCTGCTGGCCGGTGCGCTGATTCCGGTCATCGGCCTGCCCGAGCTGTATCTGATCGACGCCCTGGCCCTGTGCGTCACGGTCTGGGCCGTCGTACGGCTCCCCGCGCTGCCGCCGCTGGGGCAGGCGCTGGCCCGTCGCGCCGGGTGGCGGGAGATCGCGGCGGGCTTCCGCTACATCTCGCTGCACAAGGTGCTGCTGCTCTCCTTCCTCGCCGACATCGTCGCCATGGTGTTCGGCATGCCCCGCGCCCTGTTCCCGCAGCTGGCGGCCGAGACGTACGCGTCGTACGGGGAGGGGCTCGCGCTCGGTGTGCTGTTCGCCGGGATCCCCGTCGGGGCGGTGCTCGGCGGACTGCTCTCCGGCACGTTCTCGCGGGCGAGGCGGCACGGCCTGCTGGTGATCGGCTCGGTGGTCGGCTGGGGCGTGGCCATCGCCGGGTTCGGGCTGAGCCGGAACCTGTGGGTCGCCCTGGCGTTCCTGGCCGCCGGCGGGGTCGCCGACATGGTCTCCATGGTCTTCCGCGGGGCGATCCTGCTGTCCGCCGCGACCGACGAGATGCGCGGCCGGATGCAGGGCGTGTTCACGGTCGTCGTGGCGGGCGGCCCGCGCCTGGCCGACGTGCTGCACGGCACCGCGGGCTCGGCCTTCGGCCCGCGGTCCGCCGTCGCGGGCGGCGGCCTGCTGGTCGTGCTCGTCATGCTGGTCCTGGCCGCCGCCGTACCGGCACTGCGCCGCTACCGCGTCTGA
- a CDS encoding LysE/ArgO family amino acid transporter: MSNALTAAAAGFGTGLSLIVAIGAQNAFVLRQGVRRDAVLAVVGICALSDALLIALGVGGVGAVVVAWPGALTAVGLIGGAFLLGYGALAARRVLKPGTGLRTEGEAAGSRRRAVLTCLAMTWLNPHVYLDTVFLLGSLAADRGALRWTFGLGAALASLCWFAALGFGARLLGRFLAGPSAWRVLDGLVAATMIGLGAVLVAGS; encoded by the coding sequence ATGTCCAACGCCTTGACCGCCGCGGCCGCCGGATTCGGCACCGGCCTCTCCCTCATCGTCGCCATCGGCGCCCAGAACGCCTTCGTCCTGCGCCAGGGGGTACGCCGTGACGCGGTCCTCGCCGTCGTCGGGATCTGCGCCCTGTCCGACGCCCTGCTCATCGCGCTGGGCGTCGGCGGCGTCGGCGCCGTGGTGGTGGCGTGGCCGGGGGCGCTGACCGCGGTCGGACTGATCGGCGGCGCCTTCCTGCTTGGCTACGGCGCCCTCGCCGCCCGCCGCGTCCTCAAGCCCGGGACCGGACTGAGGACGGAGGGCGAGGCGGCGGGCTCCCGCAGGCGGGCGGTGCTCACCTGCCTGGCGATGACCTGGCTCAACCCGCACGTCTATCTGGACACCGTGTTCCTGCTCGGCTCCCTGGCCGCCGACCGGGGCGCCCTGCGCTGGACCTTCGGCCTCGGCGCGGCGCTCGCCAGCCTGTGCTGGTTCGCCGCGCTGGGCTTCGGCGCCCGGCTGCTCGGCCGGTTCCTCGCCGGCCCGTCGGCCTGGCGCGTCCTCGACGGTCTGGTCGCCGCGACGATGATCGGTCTCGGAGCGGTGCTCGTCGCCGGATCGTGA
- a CDS encoding LysR family transcriptional regulator ArgP: MMSELPLDQVRTLLAVVDEGTFDAAAAALHVTPSAVSQRVKALEQRTGRVLLQRTKPVQPTESGEVLVRFARQLARLERDARGELGMSGAGEPTRVSVAVNADSLATWFLGALTRVPQEPRLCFELRREDEDHTAALLREGLVMAAVTSSPEPVPGCSVRALGRMRYLPVASPAFAAAHLGGPLRDALAGAPVVVFDRRDDFQDAFVRTLSNGRAAASALRHHVPTSEGFAQAVAAGLGWGMVPEAQADPLLRTGCLVRLTPGRSVDMPLFWQQWKLDSPALAAMAEAVVATAAETLHG; encoded by the coding sequence ATGATGTCGGAGCTCCCCCTCGACCAGGTGCGGACGCTGCTGGCGGTGGTGGACGAGGGCACGTTCGACGCGGCGGCCGCGGCGCTGCATGTGACGCCGTCGGCGGTCAGTCAGCGGGTGAAGGCGCTGGAGCAGCGCACGGGCCGGGTGCTGCTCCAGCGCACGAAGCCGGTGCAGCCGACAGAGTCCGGCGAGGTGCTGGTGCGGTTCGCCCGGCAGCTGGCCCGGCTGGAGCGGGACGCGCGCGGCGAACTCGGCATGAGCGGTGCCGGGGAGCCGACGCGGGTGTCGGTCGCGGTGAACGCGGACTCGCTGGCGACCTGGTTCCTCGGGGCGCTGACGCGCGTGCCGCAGGAGCCGCGGCTCTGTTTCGAACTGCGCCGCGAGGACGAGGACCACACGGCGGCGCTGCTGCGCGAGGGGCTGGTGATGGCGGCGGTGACCTCGTCGCCCGAGCCCGTTCCGGGCTGTTCGGTGCGGGCCCTGGGCCGGATGCGCTACCTCCCGGTGGCGAGCCCCGCCTTCGCCGCGGCGCATCTGGGCGGCCCGCTGCGGGACGCGCTCGCCGGGGCGCCGGTGGTGGTCTTCGACCGGCGGGACGACTTCCAGGACGCCTTCGTGCGCACCTTGTCCAACGGGCGGGCGGCGGCGAGCGCGCTGCGGCACCACGTCCCGACGTCGGAGGGCTTCGCTCAGGCCGTGGCCGCGGGTCTCGGCTGGGGCATGGTGCCCGAGGCCCAGGCCGACCCGCTCCTGCGCACCGGCTGCCTCGTCCGCCTCACTCCAGGGCGGTCGGTGGACATGCCGCTGTTCTGGCAGCAGTGGAAGCTCGACTCCCCCGCGCTGGCGGCGATGGCCGAGGCGGTGGTGGCCACCGCGGCGGAGACACTGCACGGGTAG
- a CDS encoding TetR/AcrR family transcriptional regulator has translation MPKPVVPEEKRRRRRPTRSGTVLSERLIVETALRMLREHGSAGLTARRLGLALDCDPSTLYRYFRGMDDLTLAIGDALIGQALRGWEPTGRWRADLRAIGLRIHAAYVAHPQAALLTANRVTGRAHELAADEAVLDVLRTAGFPLPETVRVYHAFIDQTLAFAALDAASLALPSASQRADDDQWDSTYARLPRATHPRIAEAAPLLAARMPTSAYPTALDMLLDSAAGTLAARTGPEPAGAGSR, from the coding sequence ATGCCGAAACCGGTGGTGCCCGAGGAGAAACGGCGGCGGCGCCGGCCGACCAGGAGCGGCACCGTGCTCTCCGAGCGGCTGATCGTCGAGACCGCGCTGCGCATGCTGCGCGAACACGGCAGCGCCGGCCTGACCGCGCGCCGCCTGGGCCTGGCCCTGGACTGCGACCCGAGTACGCTGTACCGCTACTTCCGCGGTATGGACGACCTGACCCTGGCCATCGGCGACGCGCTCATCGGGCAGGCGCTGCGCGGCTGGGAGCCCACGGGGCGGTGGCGGGCGGACCTGCGGGCGATCGGGCTGCGCATCCACGCAGCGTATGTGGCGCATCCGCAGGCGGCCCTGCTCACCGCGAACCGGGTCACCGGCCGGGCGCACGAACTGGCCGCCGACGAGGCCGTCCTGGACGTGCTGCGCACGGCCGGCTTCCCGCTGCCGGAGACGGTGCGCGTCTACCACGCCTTCATCGACCAGACGCTGGCCTTCGCCGCCCTCGACGCCGCGTCCCTGGCCCTGCCGAGCGCCTCCCAGCGGGCCGACGACGACCAGTGGGACTCGACCTACGCCCGACTGCCGCGCGCCACTCACCCCCGTATCGCCGAGGCGGCACCGCTCCTCGCCGCCCGCATGCCCACCAGCGCCTATCCGACGGCCCTGGACATGCTCCTGGACAGCGCGGCCGGTACCCTGGCGGCCCGTACGGGGCCGGAGCCGGCCGGAGCGGGAAGCCGATAG
- a CDS encoding saccharopine dehydrogenase family protein, protein MRVLLVGAGGVGTAITRIAARRPFFDLMVVADYDLARAEAAVAALGADAARFRAERVDAGDESAVAELLARHGCDALLNATDPRFVMPLFRAARTAGATYLDMAMSLSRPHAEHPYEQCGVKLGDEQFELAADWEKAGALALVGMGVEPGLSDVFARYAADELFDEIDEIGIRDGANLTVDGHDFAPSFSIWTTIEECLNPPVVYEAERGWFTTAPFSEPEVFDFPEGIGPVECVNVEHEEVLLVPRRVDARRVTFKYGLGREFIETLKTLHLLGLDRTGPVTVPGAGGPVAVSPRDVVAACLPDPATLGERMHGKTCAGTWVRGTKDGAPREVYLYHVVDNQWSMAEYGCQAVVWQTAVNPVVALELLATGAWSGSGVLGPEAFSARPFLDLLTAYGSPWGMREQ, encoded by the coding sequence ATGCGTGTGCTGCTCGTGGGAGCAGGCGGTGTCGGCACCGCCATCACCCGGATCGCCGCCCGGCGTCCGTTCTTCGACCTGATGGTCGTCGCCGACTACGACCTCGCGCGGGCCGAGGCGGCGGTCGCGGCGCTCGGCGCCGACGCCGCCCGGTTCCGCGCCGAGCGGGTGGACGCGGGCGACGAGTCCGCCGTGGCAGAGCTGCTGGCGCGCCACGGCTGCGACGCGCTCCTCAACGCCACCGACCCGCGCTTCGTGATGCCCCTGTTCCGGGCGGCGCGGACGGCCGGCGCCACCTACCTCGACATGGCGATGTCCCTGTCGCGGCCGCACGCCGAGCACCCGTACGAACAGTGCGGGGTCAAGCTGGGCGACGAGCAGTTCGAGCTGGCCGCCGACTGGGAGAAGGCGGGCGCGCTGGCGCTCGTCGGCATGGGGGTGGAGCCCGGTCTGTCGGACGTGTTCGCCCGGTACGCCGCCGACGAACTCTTCGACGAGATCGACGAGATCGGCATCCGTGACGGCGCGAACCTCACCGTCGACGGCCACGACTTCGCTCCGTCGTTCAGCATCTGGACCACCATCGAGGAGTGTCTGAACCCGCCGGTGGTGTACGAGGCGGAGCGCGGCTGGTTCACCACCGCGCCGTTCAGCGAGCCGGAGGTGTTCGACTTCCCCGAGGGGATCGGTCCGGTGGAGTGCGTGAACGTCGAGCACGAGGAGGTGCTGCTGGTGCCGCGCCGGGTCGACGCCCGGCGGGTCACCTTCAAGTACGGGCTGGGCCGGGAGTTCATCGAGACCCTCAAGACGCTGCATCTGCTGGGCCTGGACCGCACCGGCCCGGTGACCGTGCCGGGCGCCGGCGGTCCGGTCGCGGTGTCACCGCGTGACGTGGTCGCCGCCTGTCTGCCCGACCCGGCGACGCTGGGCGAGCGCATGCACGGCAAGACCTGTGCGGGTACCTGGGTGCGCGGCACCAAGGACGGCGCGCCGCGCGAGGTGTATCTGTACCACGTGGTCGACAACCAGTGGTCCATGGCGGAGTACGGCTGCCAGGCCGTGGTGTGGCAGACGGCGGTCAACCCGGTCGTCGCTCTCGAACTCCTCGCCACCGGTGCCTGGTCGGGCTCGGGAGTCCTCGGCCCGGAGGCGTTCTCGGCCCGCCCGTTCCTGGATCTGCTGACCGCCTACGGCTCGCCCTGGGGCATGCGGGAGCAGTGA
- a CDS encoding WhiB family transcriptional regulator, producing the protein MGDWREQAACHHKDPDLFFPIGTTGPAVRQTQRAKAVCGRCRVREQCLDWALRTGQSGGIWGGTTEMERRALNRRVGIRRRP; encoded by the coding sequence ATGGGCGACTGGCGAGAACAGGCCGCATGCCATCACAAGGACCCCGACCTCTTCTTCCCGATCGGCACCACAGGACCGGCGGTGCGGCAGACACAGCGGGCCAAGGCGGTCTGCGGGCGTTGCCGGGTCCGGGAGCAATGCCTGGACTGGGCGCTGCGGACGGGTCAGTCCGGCGGCATCTGGGGCGGCACGACGGAGATGGAACGGCGCGCGCTGAACCGGCGCGTCGGCATACGGCGGCGTCCCTGA
- a CDS encoding M1 family metallopeptidase, which produces MTPLRRQADRRRTAVLCREAVLATVPVAVAALLAAAGPAAAGTTGSSGVGDPYFPLEGNGGYHVRHYGLTLRYDTASRHLDGTAVLSARATQKLTRFDLDLKGLKVTRLTVDGTTAHFRRDGQELVITPRRAPHKGQDFRVEVTYHGTPKPVTDPDGSPDGWIPTDDGAFVAGEPQGAMTWFPANSHPKDKSSYDFRITVPQGRTAVAGGVFLGQRTAHGQTTYRWRQTAPMAAYLATATIGRFKVERYTTRDGIEVYNAVDPREASAAAPVLKKLPSVLEWESGLFGRYPYRAAGSIVDRAPDVGFALETQTRPVYDSAPDLSTLVHENAHQWFGDSVSLTTWKDIWLNEGFATYAEWLYQEQHGGDSAQKTFDKLYATRASDDLWAYPPGNPGSGANIFGTPVYARGAMALHELRKAVGDRAFFRILRAWAAEHRGGHGTTAQFVKLAERESGKRLDGLFRTWLYTQGKPGRA; this is translated from the coding sequence GTGACACCACTCCGCAGGCAGGCCGACAGACGACGCACCGCAGTCCTGTGCCGCGAGGCGGTCCTCGCCACCGTCCCCGTCGCCGTGGCGGCACTGCTCGCCGCCGCCGGACCGGCCGCGGCCGGCACGACCGGCTCCTCCGGCGTGGGCGACCCGTACTTCCCGCTCGAGGGCAACGGCGGCTACCACGTCCGCCACTACGGCCTGACCCTGCGCTACGACACCGCCTCCCGCCACCTCGACGGCACGGCGGTGCTCAGCGCCCGCGCCACCCAGAAGCTGACCCGCTTCGACCTGGACCTCAAGGGCCTCAAGGTCACACGCCTCACCGTCGACGGCACCACGGCGCACTTCCGCCGCGACGGACAGGAACTCGTCATCACACCGCGCCGGGCGCCGCACAAGGGCCAGGACTTCCGCGTCGAGGTCACCTACCATGGCACCCCCAAGCCGGTCACCGACCCGGACGGCTCCCCCGACGGATGGATCCCCACCGACGACGGAGCCTTCGTCGCCGGTGAGCCCCAGGGCGCGATGACCTGGTTCCCGGCGAACAGCCACCCCAAGGACAAGTCCTCGTACGACTTCAGGATCACCGTCCCCCAGGGACGCACCGCGGTCGCAGGCGGCGTCTTTTTGGGACAGCGCACCGCGCACGGGCAGACCACCTACCGCTGGCGCCAGACCGCACCCATGGCCGCCTATCTCGCCACGGCGACCATCGGCAGGTTCAAGGTCGAGCGGTACACCACCCGCGACGGCATCGAGGTGTACAACGCCGTCGACCCGCGCGAGGCGAGCGCCGCGGCGCCCGTCCTGAAGAAGCTGCCGTCCGTCCTGGAGTGGGAGAGCGGGCTCTTCGGCCGCTACCCGTACCGGGCCGCCGGCTCGATCGTCGACCGGGCGCCGGACGTCGGGTTCGCCCTGGAGACCCAGACCCGGCCCGTGTACGACTCGGCGCCCGATCTGAGCACCCTCGTCCACGAGAACGCCCACCAGTGGTTCGGCGACTCCGTCTCCCTCACCACCTGGAAGGACATCTGGCTCAACGAGGGCTTCGCCACCTATGCCGAGTGGCTCTACCAGGAGCAGCACGGCGGCGACAGCGCCCAGAAGACCTTCGACAAGCTGTACGCCACCCGCGCGAGCGACGACCTGTGGGCGTATCCGCCCGGCAACCCCGGCAGCGGCGCCAACATCTTCGGCACGCCGGTCTACGCCCGCGGCGCCATGGCCCTGCACGAACTGCGCAAGGCCGTCGGCGACCGGGCGTTCTTCCGCATCCTGCGCGCGTGGGCCGCCGAGCACCGGGGCGGGCACGGGACGACGGCGCAGTTCGTGAAGCTCGCCGAGCGGGAGTCCGGCAAGCGGTTGGACGGACTGTTCCGGACCTGGCTGTACACCCAGGGCAAGCCGGGCAGGGCGTAG